One part of the Terrimicrobium sacchariphilum genome encodes these proteins:
- the mnmA gene encoding tRNA 2-thiouridine(34) synthase MnmA has protein sequence MSGGVDSSVTAHLLKQQGYEVIGVTMKVWPQDCISRAEDKCCGPSAIADARGVAHRLGVPHYVVDEADQFEKLVIDYFASEYRAGRTPNPCVMCNEKLKFGNLWEKARALGADYIATGHYAIIEHHANEVVLRKGHDGRKDQSYFLFSLSQQQLRHALTPLGGMTKPEIREIARELGLRVADKEDSQEICFVPGNDYKAFLRSHLGEKEFHRGGIYDVDGKFLGDHEGIEMFTIGQRKGLPGGSPKPIYVVDIDPETSRVIVGGEEDLVREEFEVNRVTWHVDPATLTGELSVKIRYAHPGAPARVEPLTSDTARVVLTTPQRAITPGQASVFYDGDRVVGGGWIVRKPSLVPA, from the coding sequence ATGAGCGGGGGGGTCGACTCGAGTGTGACCGCCCATCTGCTCAAGCAGCAGGGATATGAAGTCATCGGCGTGACCATGAAGGTCTGGCCGCAGGACTGTATTTCGCGCGCCGAGGACAAGTGCTGCGGCCCCTCCGCCATCGCGGATGCCCGGGGCGTGGCTCATCGGCTCGGCGTCCCGCATTATGTGGTGGACGAGGCGGACCAGTTCGAAAAGCTCGTCATTGATTATTTCGCCAGCGAGTACCGCGCCGGGCGCACGCCGAACCCGTGCGTGATGTGCAATGAGAAGCTGAAATTTGGCAACCTCTGGGAGAAAGCCCGCGCGCTCGGGGCGGATTACATCGCCACGGGCCACTACGCCATCATCGAGCATCACGCGAATGAGGTGGTGCTGCGCAAGGGCCACGACGGGCGCAAGGACCAGTCGTACTTCCTCTTCAGCCTCAGCCAGCAGCAGCTCCGGCACGCGCTCACGCCGCTCGGCGGCATGACGAAGCCCGAGATCCGCGAGATCGCCCGCGAGCTGGGCCTGCGCGTCGCCGACAAGGAGGACAGCCAGGAGATTTGTTTCGTGCCGGGGAATGACTACAAGGCCTTCCTGCGGTCGCACCTCGGCGAGAAGGAATTCCATCGCGGCGGCATTTACGACGTGGATGGGAAGTTCCTCGGCGACCACGAGGGCATCGAGATGTTCACCATCGGCCAGCGCAAGGGGCTGCCCGGCGGTTCGCCGAAGCCGATCTACGTCGTCGACATCGACCCCGAGACCTCCCGCGTGATCGTGGGCGGCGAGGAGGATCTGGTGCGCGAGGAATTTGAGGTCAACCGCGTGACGTGGCATGTCGATCCCGCCACGCTGACCGGCGAGCTTTCCGTAAAGATCCGCTACGCGCACCCGGGAGCACCGGCGCGGGTGGAGCCTCTCACCTCCGACACGGCACGTGTGGTATTGACCACGCCGCAACGGGCCATCACGCCCGGGCAGGCGTCGGTCTTCTACGACGGCGACCGAGTGGTCGGCGGCGGGTGGATCGTGCGCAAGCCGTCGCTCGTTCCCGCCTGA
- the cutA gene encoding divalent-cation tolerance protein CutA, whose product MKLALTTFATQEEAAAVVRQLLEERVIACGTILPPARSLYVWHGKVEDSTESVVLLKTGASRLDDLRERLLALHPYDTPEFVVLDPETASPAYLAWVRQSCGE is encoded by the coding sequence ATGAAACTCGCCCTCACCACCTTTGCCACGCAGGAGGAGGCGGCGGCCGTGGTGCGCCAGCTCCTGGAGGAGCGCGTCATTGCCTGCGGCACCATCCTGCCCCCGGCAAGGTCGCTCTACGTGTGGCACGGCAAGGTGGAGGACTCGACCGAGAGCGTCGTGCTGCTCAAGACCGGCGCGAGCCGCCTCGACGACCTGCGCGAGCGCCTGCTCGCCCTGCATCCGTATGACACGCCGGAGTTCGTCGTGCTCGATCCCGAGACCGCGTCCCCGGCCTATCTCGCCTGGGTGCGCCAAAGCTGCGGGGAATGA
- a CDS encoding FUSC family protein, with translation MREFLRDPAIRFGLKLGIAGLLATYLALFLRLDEPTWALFTVFVLMVTPYVGTIMEKSVLRIFGTIIGAILGYLLLGWQQQPFLFLPVVAGILAFCVAMFGQGLWAYGFFLCGLTMIDVMQAGLGDPEMSWRYALSRAEEVVLGILVAVVVQSVLWPRYAWVEFEKSLKDVLTDIEGLLIPRLDSLFEGGEADTAERIRKLPLRVGKMRSLIGFGANESHRFHQWVPVFEEITDQLNLMALGMAALSKPLPPSQRPHAELQSRMQDLGRTLVTGLRALATNTPADETLLQVQTAQSQLVECLETARKQGDLDAEKREYIFSLGHHFQALIELAQAFAVIHEKLALIASGQIGSLPSPTLRGPSLPSIFWIRLGIKGGLAVTAALFLENWLHPPGGDLLAISAWILLVRGPTAPAGRGDWRAFHGALISIAAWLVLGIILLWVHPFLASYAVMNIVLFSLLFLWGYIFYGRNPMTTPMLVGMLMIVGIFGLNAQKPVSFQDIADLSLGMMLAILLSALIRRLIWPSLPQREILSRLRELSRLSLRVLGDGSSQLSPAERGRLALIPGEVSARLGLLGRPVLVDGQADQMREYLRCLHRGAMILSAAAGQSADWPDGMKQEPAYVKAVSLENDFREQMLANEKLIDGRTAPADSVAQFETAFNAKKSAIADLCRENAPRLPPAQWLNLLAFCRRMEEAGETILRATRLCSELDWSALKKDSSL, from the coding sequence GTGAGGGAGTTCCTCCGCGATCCCGCCATCCGCTTCGGGCTGAAGCTCGGCATCGCCGGCCTGCTGGCCACTTATCTCGCTCTCTTCCTGCGGCTGGATGAACCGACCTGGGCTCTTTTCACAGTCTTCGTCCTCATGGTCACCCCATACGTGGGAACAATCATGGAGAAATCCGTGCTCCGGATTTTCGGGACAATCATCGGAGCGATCCTCGGTTACCTGCTGCTGGGTTGGCAGCAGCAGCCGTTCCTCTTTTTGCCGGTGGTCGCGGGCATCCTCGCCTTTTGCGTCGCCATGTTTGGGCAGGGTCTGTGGGCTTATGGTTTTTTTCTCTGCGGCCTGACCATGATCGATGTGATGCAGGCGGGGCTGGGCGATCCGGAGATGTCCTGGCGCTACGCCCTCTCGCGGGCGGAGGAGGTCGTGCTGGGCATCCTCGTCGCCGTCGTCGTCCAGAGTGTCCTATGGCCGCGCTATGCCTGGGTGGAGTTTGAAAAGTCCCTCAAGGACGTCCTGACCGACATCGAGGGCCTGCTCATTCCCCGCCTGGACTCGCTCTTTGAGGGCGGGGAAGCCGACACCGCCGAACGCATCCGGAAACTCCCGCTGCGGGTGGGCAAGATGCGATCGCTGATCGGCTTTGGCGCCAACGAAAGCCACCGCTTCCACCAGTGGGTCCCCGTCTTTGAGGAAATAACCGATCAACTCAACCTCATGGCACTCGGCATGGCAGCCCTGTCCAAGCCGCTCCCTCCATCCCAGCGCCCGCACGCGGAACTCCAGAGCCGGATGCAAGACCTCGGCCGGACCCTCGTCACCGGACTCCGCGCCCTGGCAACGAACACTCCGGCAGATGAGACGCTTCTCCAGGTCCAGACCGCTCAGTCACAACTCGTCGAGTGCTTGGAAACCGCCAGGAAACAGGGGGACCTCGACGCCGAAAAACGCGAATACATTTTCTCGCTGGGGCATCATTTTCAGGCATTGATTGAGCTCGCCCAGGCCTTCGCAGTCATCCACGAGAAGCTGGCACTCATCGCCTCCGGCCAGATCGGCAGCCTCCCCTCGCCCACGCTCCGCGGACCCTCCTTGCCGAGCATCTTTTGGATTCGCCTGGGAATCAAAGGCGGGCTGGCGGTGACCGCCGCGCTATTCCTGGAAAACTGGCTCCACCCGCCCGGTGGAGACCTGCTCGCTATCAGCGCCTGGATACTCCTCGTTCGCGGCCCGACCGCACCCGCCGGGCGCGGGGACTGGCGGGCCTTTCATGGCGCGCTCATCTCGATCGCCGCCTGGCTCGTTCTCGGCATCATCCTCCTGTGGGTGCATCCGTTCCTTGCCTCCTATGCAGTGATGAACATCGTGCTCTTTTCCCTCCTGTTTCTCTGGGGGTACATCTTTTACGGTCGCAACCCAATGACGACCCCCATGCTGGTGGGCATGCTGATGATCGTCGGGATATTCGGCCTCAATGCCCAGAAACCGGTCTCGTTTCAGGACATCGCCGATCTCAGCCTGGGCATGATGCTGGCGATCCTGCTTTCGGCCCTCATTCGCAGGCTGATCTGGCCCTCCCTCCCCCAGCGTGAAATCCTCTCCCGCCTGCGCGAGCTCTCCCGGCTCTCCCTCCGCGTGCTGGGAGATGGCTCCAGCCAGCTCTCCCCGGCCGAGCGCGGCCGCCTGGCGCTCATTCCCGGCGAGGTCTCCGCGAGGCTCGGGTTGTTAGGCCGGCCCGTGCTCGTCGACGGGCAGGCTGACCAGATGAGGGAATACCTGCGCTGCCTGCACCGCGGTGCCATGATCCTCTCGGCCGCAGCCGGGCAAAGCGCAGACTGGCCGGACGGCATGAAGCAGGAGCCTGCCTACGTAAAGGCAGTCTCTCTCGAGAATGACTTCCGGGAGCAGATGCTCGCAAACGAAAAGCTCATCGATGGCCGGACGGCGCCCGCCGATTCGGTGGCGCAGTTCGAGACGGCATTCAACGCCAAAAAATCCGCCATCGCCGATCTCTGCCGGGAAAACGCGCCTCGGCTGCCACCCGCACAATGGCTGAACCTGCTCGCCTTTTGCCGGCGCATGGAGGAAGCCGGGGAAACCATCCTGCGAGCGACACGCCTTTGCTCCGAGCTCGACTGGTCCGCTTTGAAAAAAGACAGCTCTCTGTGA
- the larE gene encoding ATP-dependent sacrificial sulfur transferase LarE produces the protein MLTEKLARLEEILRSRTPLLVAYSGGVDSTCLLAAAHRTLGEAVTGIIADSPSLPRQALAEALEVADRIGARVEVVTTQEFEDERYVSNPVNRCYFCKSELFLRMDELAHSRGAAALAYGENADDPAHLRPGSQAAAEFAVIAPLKAAGLTKADVRELSRQWDLPTADAPAQPCLSSRIPHGTPVTRAAIELVERGEAFLKAHGFRVFRVRYLPAEKPGARVQVAPDELASLFRVEETIRSGLHEAGFASVELDPDGYRGTVA, from the coding sequence GTGCTCACGGAAAAGCTCGCCCGCCTGGAGGAGATCCTGCGCTCCCGTACGCCGCTGCTGGTGGCGTACTCGGGGGGCGTGGACAGCACGTGCCTGCTCGCGGCGGCTCATCGCACGCTGGGCGAGGCCGTGACGGGCATCATCGCCGACAGCCCGAGCCTTCCGCGCCAGGCGCTGGCGGAGGCGCTGGAGGTCGCGGACCGCATCGGCGCGCGTGTCGAGGTGGTAACGACGCAGGAGTTTGAGGACGAGCGGTATGTGAGCAATCCGGTGAACCGGTGCTATTTCTGCAAGAGCGAGCTGTTTCTCCGCATGGACGAGCTGGCCCACTCGCGCGGAGCGGCGGCGCTGGCCTATGGCGAGAATGCCGACGACCCGGCCCACCTGCGGCCCGGTTCCCAGGCAGCGGCGGAGTTTGCCGTCATCGCCCCGCTGAAGGCGGCGGGATTGACCAAGGCCGATGTGCGCGAACTCTCCCGCCAATGGGACCTGCCAACCGCGGACGCCCCGGCCCAGCCCTGCCTGTCGTCGCGCATCCCGCACGGCACGCCGGTGACGCGCGCGGCGATCGAGCTGGTCGAGCGGGGCGAGGCGTTTCTGAAGGCGCACGGGTTCCGGGTCTTCCGCGTGCGCTACCTGCCGGCGGAAAAGCCGGGCGCCCGCGTCCAGGTGGCTCCCGACGAACTCGCCAGTCTCTTCCGCGTGGAGGAGACGATACGCTCTGGCCTGCACGAGGCAGGCTTCGCCTCCGTGGAACTCGACCCCGACGGGTATCGCGGCACCGTGGCCTGA
- a CDS encoding PEP-CTERM sorting domain-containing protein, which yields MAAFCATSSAATVLLVDVTDPSAVKITATTANAQASDSDFPQMVGVDLLHFFTSAVNMSVMYTRDSTLTPTGGGAYLNFESDNYSGSLVDLNLLDGGSLTAPQNFNTTARAFTGEAYLNLSSFASFLPAIGSYGNIITGVNTETNGTVIGQWQAVPEPQTWALLVGGALGLYFLRRRVSSQG from the coding sequence ATGGCGGCGTTCTGTGCGACGTCGTCGGCTGCAACGGTGTTGCTGGTGGATGTGACTGATCCTTCGGCGGTGAAAATCACCGCAACCACCGCAAACGCCCAGGCCAGCGATTCGGACTTCCCGCAGATGGTCGGCGTCGATTTGCTCCATTTTTTCACTAGCGCGGTGAATATGTCGGTTATGTACACGCGCGACAGCACGCTCACGCCCACGGGTGGCGGCGCGTACCTGAACTTCGAGTCGGACAACTACAGCGGCTCCCTCGTGGACCTGAATCTCCTCGACGGCGGCTCGCTGACTGCGCCGCAGAATTTCAACACGACCGCGCGAGCCTTCACCGGCGAGGCGTACCTCAACCTGTCCAGCTTCGCGTCCTTTCTCCCGGCGATCGGCTCGTACGGCAACATCATCACCGGCGTAAACACGGAGACCAACGGCACCGTGATCGGACAATGGCAGGCCGTTCCGGAACCGCAGACCTGGGCGCTGCTGGTCGGTGGTGCGCTCGGGCTTTATTTCCTCCGCCGCAGGGTTTCCTCGCAAGGGTGA
- a CDS encoding ATP-binding protein: protein MLRRRAIIGVSGGTKGRARQFSRTRDSFPMTADDLRSLIQSEEADRIEKTRSTTDTDKFREAICSFSNDMAGRKLPGYLLIGVDEKDASFRLQATDDLLKQFTAYRDDGQVMPLPVMNVQSVPHPEGGGDVIVVEVLPHALPPVRYKGRICIRVGPRKGHATEAEERILIERRTSNFPTFDATPCPEGDLDRLDLETFRQTYRPQAVAAEVIAENHRDLPEQLAALRFYNLKRECPTNAGMLVFAFDPLDLFPGAKIQFVQYDGTDLEDDVLAEKTFTGNLITILAELDSFLKGRFTSRPVAVSDLREEAVFDYPPEAVRELLMNAVLHRDYQSTSPIRFYQFSDRIEIQNSGGLYGDAAPENFPRVNAYRNPIIAEAMHVLGYVNRFGRGIARARKAMKENGSGELIFDYPGNQFLVVIPKHPLR from the coding sequence ATGTTGCGGCGGCGTGCTATAATCGGCGTTTCAGGAGGAACAAAAGGCAGGGCTCGACAATTTTCCCGTACTCGTGATTCTTTTCCCATGACAGCAGATGACCTCCGCTCCCTGATACAGTCTGAGGAGGCTGATCGTATCGAGAAAACCCGCTCGACGACAGACACGGACAAGTTTCGTGAGGCCATCTGCTCTTTTTCCAACGATATGGCGGGGCGTAAGTTGCCCGGTTATCTGCTGATAGGGGTGGATGAGAAGGATGCGTCTTTCCGGCTGCAAGCGACAGACGATCTTTTGAAGCAATTCACTGCCTATCGCGATGACGGTCAGGTCATGCCGTTGCCCGTGATGAATGTGCAAAGCGTCCCGCATCCCGAAGGTGGGGGGGATGTCATCGTCGTAGAGGTTCTTCCTCATGCCCTGCCGCCCGTTCGCTACAAAGGGCGGATTTGCATCCGGGTGGGTCCGCGCAAGGGACATGCGACGGAGGCGGAAGAGAGGATCTTGATAGAGCGCCGAACATCGAATTTTCCGACCTTTGATGCCACACCTTGCCCCGAAGGGGATTTGGATAGACTGGACCTGGAAACATTCCGGCAAACCTATCGTCCCCAGGCTGTCGCAGCCGAGGTTATTGCGGAAAATCATCGTGACCTACCGGAGCAGCTCGCGGCTCTTCGGTTTTACAACCTGAAACGCGAATGTCCGACCAACGCGGGCATGCTGGTGTTTGCCTTTGATCCCCTGGACTTGTTCCCGGGAGCGAAAATTCAGTTTGTCCAGTATGACGGGACGGACCTGGAGGATGATGTGCTGGCGGAGAAAACCTTTACGGGCAATCTGATCACCATACTCGCGGAGCTGGATAGCTTTCTGAAAGGACGCTTTACCTCCCGCCCGGTGGCTGTATCGGACCTTAGGGAAGAGGCTGTATTTGATTATCCTCCAGAGGCAGTGCGCGAGTTGTTGATGAATGCCGTGCTTCATCGTGACTACCAGTCCACGAGTCCGATCCGGTTCTATCAATTCAGCGACCGCATTGAGATTCAGAATTCCGGGGGTCTTTACGGTGATGCTGCTCCGGAAAACTTTCCCCGGGTAAATGCCTATCGCAACCCTATCATCGCGGAGGCAATGCATGTCTTGGGATACGTCAACCGATTCGGGCGAGGCATCGCCCGTGCCAGAAAGGCCATGAAGGAAAACGGTAGCGGAGAGCTCATATTTGACTATCCAGGAAACCAATTCCTTGTCGTAATTCCCAAGCATCCGCTCCGATGA